The Xenorhabdus doucetiae genome has a window encoding:
- a CDS encoding DUF2620 domain-containing protein, whose protein sequence is MKFVVGGQIEKEAIAGEIRRLAGNKATSVTIMNDIEAAMAIKNGEADYYLGACNTGGGGALAMAIALIGLDQCATIGMPGKILSNDEIIAHVKAGKKAFGFTGQDIDIVLPVIINTILSQTIISR, encoded by the coding sequence ATGAAATTTGTCGTTGGTGGACAAATAGAAAAAGAGGCAATAGCCGGGGAAATTCGGCGATTGGCAGGCAACAAAGCCACTTCTGTGACAATCATGAATGACATTGAAGCGGCAATGGCAATCAAAAATGGCGAAGCAGATTATTATCTCGGTGCCTGCAATACCGGTGGCGGAGGCGCTCTGGCCATGGCCATTGCCCTTATCGGATTAGATCAATGTGCGACCATCGGCATGCCGGGAAAAATCCTGTCTAATGATGAGATCATTGCCCATGTGAAAGCCGGCAAGAAGGCATTTGGTTTCACCGGTCAGGATATTGATATCGTCCTGCCGGTGATCATCAACACGATCCTCTCACAAACCATCATCTCACGGTAA